The genomic interval TCGTTAATTTTGTTGACTTCAATTTTAGGAAAACGAGTCGTTGAAAAAGATAATGAATCCCAGATTTTATCGGCTATGTTAAGCAAATCATTGATCTCATCTTTACCTGAAGACAATAACGCTACCGAGATAGTTTGGGGCAATCTTCTCTGCCAAAGTTTTAGCAATAAATTTGGACTTACGACTTGCGATCCACCGACTGTCGATAACATACTCCTATAGAAATCAGATGGTTTTTGATCTCCCATCTGAGAGCCGGAAAGGAGATCATCAAGACGTTTCTCTTCACTTAGAGAAAGCCTATTGATCAAAGTGTTTTTTAAGTATAAGTATGAATCGATATCCGGTGGAGCATCTACGACGTCGTAAACAATCGAAACTATCTCGGTAGGCAAATGCGTAATTaccaaattatattttgttttatcattagTTATTCTTGACAGGTTGAATTGCGCTTCAATTTGGTGAAACCATGCAGCAGGATTTGCATTCCAGAAGGGAGGCAATCTAATATTGGTGACAATGTCAACGCTTTGATCACCAGAAGTATTCATGATTGTGGTAGGATACTTATTTAGgttcaaataattatattgCTGATCAACACTTATTAACCCTTACCAGAAATCGAAACACCTGCAATGTAGGTTTCGTCTCTAAAAATCCGGATGTAGACTCGTGGATGGTCGCTGGATAGGTATCACCAAGTCGTTGTGGTTGTGGAAAAATAGCAGGCTCGGTCACTGGTGCGAGGTTGGGGAGAATTGGATGAAGAAAACGACGAAGACAATTCTAATTTACGTCAAATCTTTCACTTCTTTCTCCAAAACGTCGGGTTCTTATTGGTTCTTATAACTTAACGTTGGGTTACTTCTTTTTCGATGTCGGGTTAGTTCTTGTTCGTGGTCACCAATTTGTGGGACAATTTATAAAGAGAGTAAAACCAATTTGCGTTACAACGTGACttgactttttattttgtagtaataataaacaacACTTTTTGTATCACTATggatttacaatttttgtttaaaaaagaacttatTACTatgatttattcatttatgatttaatttataattgtggTGGTTGCCACACCTAGGGAatctcattaaaaaaatacatcgATGTTTTCTTTGATGTAATGCATCGTAAAGAGACATCGATGTATAACGATATATCGAATGAAAATATCGATGTATCGAATACATcgaataatataataatataggTTATtctaaaatcgaaaatattgcaaaacaaagaggtgcatttaatttaaaaaacattatttttaaaaacgtgtTTATAACTAATACAATAAATGTAAAGACATAAATAAACGGTAAGACTAAGACAAACAATTACTAAGACTAAGTAAGACCAAATTAAATGTCCCAATATGATTTTGGTAAACTCTGTAAAAACAGAATTTTGCTTAACCTTTTAGGCTTAAGGCGGTTTCTTTGCTGATTTAAAGTCAGTGCTGCTTTTGAGAATAACCTCTCAGATGGAACAGAAGTTGCCACTATTGTTAAATGTTTATGTGCCACGTTATATAATTTaggaaattgaatttttagtTCATTCCATATTTCGAGAGGATTTTCACCCAATCTGCCAACTggactttttaaataaaccgaAATTTCATCGGAAAGACTATTCTCACTCTTGCTGTCTTTCCAGTTTTTGTGAACCAATTTGTGATGGTCGGCCCAGAGGCTAAAACTTTCCTCAGTTTTATCGGAAGTATCGGAATCGGTTTCAAATGATTCTCCTTCTTGtggtgtaaaaaaaaaaaaaaagttctttaattttttgaacagCATTCACACATGCAATTGGGTCATTGAAATGCATTTTCTTAAAACGTGGATCTAAAACAGTGGCAATCGCTAATGGTGTTACTTGCTCTATAGTACCCATTCTTCTATTAATTTCTCTTAACATGAGATTTTGAACTTCTTTCGCAACAGGTTCTTCAATTATAAGTGATCGTAACTTCGAAGTAATACACTGCACCAATGGTATTATTTTGCTGCTTGTGCTGAATTTTTCAGCCGAAATTTCTCTAGTGGCAGCTTCTAACGGTCTCAGTACTGGAACTACAGCAGCAACAATGCTTAACTCCAGTCCACTCAGCATAGAAGGTGCAGATTTATGCCTTATTACGATGTCATTGATATAACTCCGAAGCTCCAAAAATCTTTCCATCATGTAATAGGTGCTGTTCCACCTAGTTGGCACATCttgtattaatttcttttcggATGGGCTTTTCTTAGTTCGTCACTGGCTATGCAACTTTGTTTGAACCAGGTGACAATGGCcttcattttcattataatCTCCTGCAGGTCTTTATATTGAAGGACAGTTTGAACGACTAAATTTAATGTATGAGCAAAGCAGGGAATGTGCTTTCTTTTTGTAAAAGCTATATCAATAGCTTTCACCATATTAGCAGCATTATCAGTTACCACTGCGGATACTTTTTCTTTCTCGATTCCCCACTCCATACATGTATTTAGAATTTTCTCAGATATATACTCTAAAGTATGTCTGTTGTCAAGTTCATATACTCCTAATGTAATCGAATGGATTTCAGTATTAATTCCAAAGTGAGCTGTGACACCCAAAAAACTACGCATTTGCATACTATCTGACCAGATGTCAGTTGTTAAAGTAATATTCTGCACTTCTTTCAACTTATTACTGTACAATTTAGATAAACAATCATATCTTTCATCAACCCATCTGGTTATTGTACTTATAGACGGCAGTTTGTATTGTGGAGCTACTACCTTAAACACATGCTTTGCATGTGTGCAGATCATGAATAATAAGGCATTATTGAAacgttttgttttgtttcctGATGATGTGAAGGCACACATATCTTCAAAACTGGATGTAATTGTTTTCTGTCGCTTAATTACGTTTTCATTAGATCCGCCTTCATtttgttcattaatttttcttttaattgaaAGGATGGATTCTGCCAATGCTGATTCATCAGGTTCATCCTCATCAGCCAATGATGATTTAACTTCTTTCGAAGCTGACGGTTGTTGTGAACTTTGACAGGACGCAGAGGTAGAAGAAAACGGTACAGATAGTGCCTCTTCATCATTAAGTTTCACCTGTGTCTTTCCTCTTTCTTTAGTTTCTTGCTGACCAATTTCCAAGTAGGTGGCTTTGTGAATGTTTCGGATATGTCCCATCAAATTAGTTGTATTGCCagctgatttaatatttttttgacaaagtTTACACTTTGCTgttttttcatcaattttaataaaaacagtCCAAAcactactttttttattaggaGCCATATTGGGTTCTAAAATAAGATTATGcagtattaaaaaaactgaagacacatttttatataaattactaaaaccaaaaatttctttactataacacaaaataacaattataactttttattataggTTATACATTAATTATAACTGTTTCATTATAGGTTAAACATTGTAACTTACCAAAACTAAATTCGATTTGCGTTTGTAAATACGAAGAGAATATACGTAATATAAGATAAAAACGTAACCTATTCCTACACTTTTTTGACAGATTTCATCATTAAAGTCACcaagaaaataatacaaacagTACCAACACCAACCGTAAAACTGCAATAAAACCAGATCTAGTTCTTCTTTAGTTTATTCAATTTATGGCCTTTTGCATAACTGGCAACAATTATcagatttagttttaatacaaaaagcatCAGAAATTTTTTCCTAGTCTATAGTTTACACTTtctcagatttttttttaattcgatgTATTGAATAAATTCATATATCGAATGGAACCGATGCATCGAAACGGAAATATCGATGTTTCCGATGCATCGATGTATATCGCACATGCCTAGCTTAACCCCCCTGTTCCTAGTGAACTCTGTTTTTACAGCAGTGCTTCCCACGCAAAATATCATATAACTAAGTATGTTTCCATCTGTTTCTTGATATACGCAGAGACAAGGAGAATTAGGGGTTGTTCCCATCTGGTTCCGTCCCCTGATATGTTTATTATTCACACATGTCTCTGGTCGTTGTTTGGTTTTTAGTTACAGAATCATTACTTTTGATACCTACATTATTATATTGTAAACTTATTATATTCCTATTATTATAGAGATAAATACTACGTGAGCAGTACTACGTAAACGGGTGGTACCACAACAACATGTTTCGACTTGATTGACGTGATTGTTAATTTACgttaaaacgaattaaaatcatttttttaaattttagtttcaatCAACATGAATGCAATATCACCTAGATCTTCTTCAGTTAAATTAGGACTTTATCCAAgacaaaaaactttaaaagttattgttttagGACAAGCGGGAATTGGAA from Onthophagus taurus isolate NC unplaced genomic scaffold, IU_Otau_3.0 ScKx7SY_13, whole genome shotgun sequence carries:
- the LOC111416704 gene encoding E3 SUMO-protein ligase ZBED1-like, whose protein sequence is MAPNKKSSVWTVFIKIDEKTAKCKLCQKNIKSAGNTTNLMGHIRNIHKATYLEIGQQETKERGKTQVKLNDEEALSVPFSSTSASCQSSQQPSASKEVKSSLADEDEPDESALAESILSIKRKINEQNEGGSNENVIKRQKTITSSFEDMCAFTSSGNKTKRFNNALLFMICTHAKHVFKVVAPQYKLPSISTITRWVDERYDCLSKLYSNKLKEVQNITLTTDIWSDSMQMRSFLGVTAHFGINTEIHSITLGVYELDNRHTLEYISEKILNTCMEWGIEKEKVSAVVTDNAANMVKAIDIAFTKRKHIPCFAHTLNLVVQTVLQYKDLQEIIMKMKAIVTWFKQSCIASDELRKAHPKRN